DNA sequence from the Arthrobacter sp. V1I9 genome:
AACTTCTGGTTGCTCAGCGCCTTGATGGGTGTGGTGTAAAACGCCTTCAGGCCGCGTTCGAGGGCCAGATAGATGGCGAACTCGCCAACAATGGTTTTGCCGGCCCCCGTAGGAGCTGCAACCAGCACGCCCCTGCCCTCCTGCAGGGAGAGGCAGGCTTGCCGCTGGAAGTCATCGAGTTCGAAATCGAGGGTGCGGGAGAAGGCTCCGAGGTATGTGGCTGCCTCTGCCCTTCGTTCAGCGCTGAGACGGTACTTTTCCGCCGGCGTGAGCTCTTCAGGATCGCTCGGACCGGTAGAGAATGGCCTGGGCTGGAACGAACCGTCGGTGGAGGACATACCCCAAGCCTAACGGGCGCTTAGAGGTTCTTCAGCTCACTGCCCGGGGTGGCGACGTCCGCTGTTGCCTCGGTTTCCGCCATCCGCTTGGCCTGCCGGCGTGCCCTGCGCTTGTCGTTCATCAGGCAGACCCCGATGGCGGCGAAAAAGAGCACCAGCAGCGGGCCTGCAAGCATAAACATGGAGATGGCGTCAGCGCCGGGGGCCGCGATGGCCGCCAGGACAAACACCAGGAACACGGTGATGCGCCAGGCCTTGAGGATGGTTTGGCCGGAGATAACTCCGGCCATGTTGATACCTACCAACACGACGGGGACCAGGAAGGCTATGCCCAGCACCAGGACCATGCGGGTCACGAACTCGATGTAGGTGCGCGCATCAATCACGCTGGACGAACCGTCCGGCGTGAACTGGGTCAGGGCCCTGACCACCTGCGGCACCACAAGCCACCCCGCCCAGATACCGGCAAGGAACAGCGGGACGGCAGCGGCCATGTAGCCCAGTGTGTAGCGCCGCTCCTTGGACGTGAGGCCCGGGGTGATGAACGCCCACAGCTGGTAGATCCAGATGGGACTCGAAATGACCACCCCGATGAGGAGCGACATCTGAAGCTTGAAGTCGAACGGAGAGGCGATGGTACCGAAGTTGATCGCCGAGAGCCCGCCGGTCTGCTGGGAGATGCGGTTGACCGGATCAGCCAGCGCCTTCAGCAGCGGATCGTAAAGTATCCAGCCTCCGATGCCGCCAATGACGACGCCGATAGCCGACTTAATCAGCCGGTTCTTCAGCTCTTTGAGGTGGTCCCAAAGAGCCATCCGCCCCTCGGGGTTGGCTTTACGGGCCCGCGACAGTGCCACTGGGGGTCAGGCGCGGTTCGACGGCGGAACGTCAGTGCCGTCGGTCGGCTCGCCGGGCTTCGCCTGGGGGTGGTTCACGATGGTGCCTTCCACCGGGCCTGAGGCGTCAGTGGACTCGGTCTTGCCGTCGTTCTTCATTTCCTTGACTTCGGACTTGATGATCCGCATTGACTGTCCGAGGCTGCGGGCCATGGCCGGAAGCTTGGGTGCGGCGAAAAGAAGCAAAGCAACAACAATGATAATTACGATGGGCCAGGGGCCATCAAAGAGTCTTCCCACGGGAAATCCTTTCGTCTAAGTACATTTTACTTCTAAGTGAAGTCCAGATCGCCGAGTGCCTGCGGCTGGCCCCGGTCCGTCTTGCGCTGCACTCGTTTGAGGCGGCGTTCTTCCCGTCGGAATGACTTGGATGCTTCGTAATCATGTCGCATGACGGTCGGGGAGGCAAAAACTGCGGAACCAGGGTGCGCCTTCGCCGGATCCGGGTCTGTGGCGGGCTGCTCAATGGGGCCCAGTTGCCCCAGCTTGTCGCCTGCGGCCCCCAGATCCTTGAGGGTGGCCATGATCTGGCGGAACAGCCGGATGCCCAACAGGACATAGAAGAGCAGTGACACCGCAACAAGCGCCACCCATATCAGGATCCAGGACCACCAAGGCATGCTGAGAAGTCTAACCGCCGTATCTGGCCAGCGCCGCCGCCAGCCAGGTGCGGGCCGCGTCGGCAAGCTCCGCGGGCGCCAGGATCCGGGCGGAACCGCCATGCTGGGCCACGAACATCGGAAGCCATGCCGTGTTGCCGAACCGTATCTCAGCCACCAGCCCGCCGTCGTCGAGCTCTGCGGTGCGTTCCGCGTAGTAGTCGTCCGCGAGCCCCCTCCCCTGCCGGGTGAGCTGGACGGTGACGATCGTATCGTCGTCCTTGGCGGTGAAGAGTTTGGCCGGAACCCCCTTGGCGGGCGTGGTCCCTGCCGGCACGGGCCGGCCATTCGGGTGGATGTCCTGAACGCGGTCCAGGCGGAAGTTCCTCAGCCCTTCCACGGAGTGGCAATAGGCCTCGAAGTACCAGATGTTGTCCAGGGAGTAGAGGCGCAGCGGGTCCACGTCGCGTTCCGAGACGCTGTCCCGCTGCGGAGCCAGGTACCTCAGGCGCAGCTGGGACCCCGACTCGATGGCCTGCCGTACGGTGGCGTGCGTTGCGGCATCAGCAGGCGCCACTTCCGGCCCGGCAAGGGAGGCTGCACGTAGCCCCTCCTCGCCGGCGGCCGCCAGGAGCTTAAGCGTTACTGATTCCAAGGCGCCGCCCTCTGCTACCTCCGGCAGGCTGTTCAGCGTCTCCAACCCGGCCAGGAGGGCGCAGGCCTCCTCCACGGTGAAGCGGACAGGTTGGGTCAGGTCCAGGTCCTGGGTGATGTAGACGTGGTCGTCCTCCCACTGGATGTCCAGCAGGTCGTCGGGGTATCCCTCCGGCAGGCCGGAACAAATGAGGATCTGCAGATCATCCTCCAGTTCCTTCCTGCTGATGCCGAAGCGATCAGCAACATCCTGAATGTGCAGGCCCTGATTGTGCACCAGGAAGGGCACCAGCTGGAGCATCCGCTTGAGCTGGTCCTCCGAGGTGCGCGCGCGGACGGGACGGGCGGGCACAGCCGCGAACTGGAACTGGGGAACGGCGGCGGCGCTGAAGTCAGCTGCGGCGCGGAGCCTGCGCCGCACGGCATGGGCCAGTTCGGCGGGAGCCGCGGCCAGGGCGTCAGGGCCATAGGACGCCAGCTCTTCAGCCATGACCTCCGGGTCCCGGTACTGCAGGCTGATCCGCTCGTAGCCGGCTTCGGGTTGCTGGAACGGGGTATTGTCCTTGGCAGCGTCCGGCGCATTGCCACTTTCAACGGCGCGGCGGCGCAAAGCCAGCAGGCGCCCCTCCCGGACGTCCACGACGGCGGTGCGCAGCGGCAGCTCCGGCAGGCGGTCCAGTTCCTGCCGGATGTTGAAGTCGCGCGGGGGCGTGAATTCCTCCCGTTCAAGGGTGGTGACCGCACTGGTGAAGCGGGAGAGCCGGAAATGGCGGGGTGCCTTCCGGGCCCGGTCGTAGCCCGCGAGGTACCAGTGCCCGAAACGGCTTCCCAGGCCCCAAGGCTCGACGGTCCGTTGTTCCTCGGTTCCGGTGCTGCCGGCAAGGTAGGTGAACGCGACGGGGTGCTTGGCATGCATCGCTGCAACCAGGTCGTCGAAGGCCTGGCCGGCGGGCTTGATCCTGGGTTGGACCCCGGCGGGCAGTTGGACGTCCGCCATGGCACCGGACGCCTGCAGCTTCCGCAGCGCACTCTGGGCGGCTGTGCCCAAGGCTGCGCGCTCCCAGAGTTGGGAGGCCAGGAGAAGTACTGTCCACTCCTCCGGTCCGAGCTGGACGTCCGGCAGGCGGTTGGATTCCTTGCCGATGCGGTAGCGGGTGGTGGCGGGGTCATCCTCGCTCCAGCCCAGGTCGGTCAGGGTTTCGACGTCGAACCCGAATTTGCGAAGGTCGCTTTTGTCCCGTTCGAACATGCGGCCGAAGGATGCCTCATTGCCGGGGGTGTCACGGTAGATCGTTTCGCGCAGTTCACTGCGGCGCAGGCCGTACCTGGTGTTGAGCAGGGCGATCAGCAGGTTCAGGAGGCGTTCAGTACGGGATGCGGACACCCTCGTTACGTTACTAAACTCCGTGCCGGAACGCAGGAAGCGCGGCAGCAACAGGATGTGATGGTCCTGTTCCTGCCGCGCTCCTGGCGGATTGCTGTGCCTGTGGTCAGCGAACGCCCACGAGGTCAACCACGAAGATCAGGGCTTCGTTGGGTTTGATGGCTCCACCGGCGCCCCGGGAACCGTAGGCAAGCTCGGAGGGGATTTCGAGGCGGCGGCGGCCACCTACCTTCATGCCCAGGAGGCCCTGGTCCCAGCCCTGGATGACCTGGCCGACTCCGACGCGGAAGTCCAGCGGCGCACCGCGGCCCCAGGAGGCGTCGAATTCTTCACCGGTGGACCAGGCTACGCCCACGTAGTGGGTGGAAACCGTGTCTCCGGCCGTGGCTTCGCGGCCGTCGCCTTCGATGAGGTCGGTGATGACGAGTTCCGTGGGGACATCGCCCTCGGGGAAATCGATTTCGGGCTTCTGGCGGTCAAAATCGCGCTGTCCAAAAGACATGGTTGCTCCTAGGTGTTTGGCAGATGATGTGCTGCTGTTGGATGCCGCGGCGGGGGCCGGGCCTGTTGCCATTGTTGCTACTTGGCTCCGAGGATGTCCACTACGAAGACAAGGTCGCCCTTGGCCTCGCCCTGGCCGGCATCGCCGTAGGCCAGGTCCTTGGGGATGACCAGCAGGACGCGTGAGCCCACGGTCTTGCCGGCAAGGCCCTGGGTCCAGCCCTTGATGACGCCGGTCAGCGGGAAGCTCGCAGGCTCGCCCCGGTCAAAGCTCGAGTCGAATTTTTTGCCGCCCACGAGGGTGACGCCGACATAGTTCACTGTCAGGGTGTCAGATTCCTTAACGGTGGCGCCGTTGCCCTTGATGAGGTCCTGGGATACCAGCGCGGTGGGAGCGGCGACACCCTTGACGTTGATCTCGGGGATGCCGTCTTTCTCGGTGACGGTAGGCAGGCCGGCGGGCGGGGTCACCGTTTCACCTTCGGGCTTCTCCAGCGCAGGGGTTACGTCCGAAGCGGAAAGCACCTTGATAATGAGGAGCTGCGTGGGCTCGGTTGCGGCTGACGGGCTCGGGCTGGCACCGCCGGAGGGGCTGGGGGCAGCAGCAGCGGCCCGACCGGGAACGGCGAGGGCAAGGCTGGAACCGACCTTGGCGCCAACTAATGCGTTGTAAATGACCTCGCTGCCGGTTTTCAGTTCCTCGTTGAGCTCCAGGGGCTCGGGCTCCCTGGGGAAGGTGTCCTCGAGCGTGGATCCGTCCGTGGCATTCAGGGCAAGGATGGAGATGTTGGCAATTTGGTTTGCCTTCACCGCCTCGCCGTCACCCTCGGTGACCACTTTGATGGTGGGTTCAGCGACTTCGAGCGGCTTGGCGAATTCCACGCCGGGAGCTTTTTTGTCCCCGTTGTCGGTCAGTTTGAGGGAGTCGAACTTCGCAGTCTCACCAGCAGACTTGCTGGTGGGCTCCGACTCTGTTGTCGAACCGCCACAGGCGGTCAGCATCAGCAAAGCGGGAAGAAGGAGTGCTAGTAGTCGGCGCACGTAAGAGAACTTTCGTCGGGGCAAGATGGAGGCGGTGATCCGCAGCTCGGCGGGCGGCACCGCGTGCAGGCCCTCGAAAGGGCTCTATCCAGAATAGCCCCTGAAGCTGGGTGTCAGCCCATAGAGTCAAGAAGGGCATCCACGCGGTCATCGACGCTGCGGAACGGATCCTTGCACAGGATGGTCTGGTGCGCCCGGTCGTTCAGTTTCAGGTGCACCCAGTCCACGGTGTAGTCCCGGCCCAACTCCTGCGCCCGCCGGACAAAGTCGCCGCGGAGCTTCGCGCGGGTGGTCTGGGGCGGCGCGTCGACGGCGTCCTTGATGACCGTGTCGTCCACGATGCGCCGCACGGCCCCACGGGACTGCAGCAGGTAGTACAGGCCGCGGCTTCTGGAGATGTCGTGGTACGTCAGGTCGAGCTGGGCTATCCGTGGGGCGTCCAGGCCGAGGCCGTGACGTTCCCGGTATTTGTCCATCAACTTCTTCTTGATGGCCCAGTCGATCTCGGTGTCGATGCCGCGGGTGTCGCCGCTTTCGATCGCCTTCAGCGTGCGTTCCCAGAGGTCGAGGATCACCGGAACGTGGGGGTTGTGGGGGCCGTGTTCCTTGACGAACGCTGTTACTTTTGTGAGGTACTCCTGCTGGATCTCCAGTGCGGTGAGTTGGCGTCCATTGGCGAGCCGGACCAGCGCCCGGCCGCTGAGGTCGTGCGAAATCTCGCGGATGCTGCGGATGGGGTTTTCCATCCGCATGTCGCGCATGATGACTCCGGCCTCGATCATTCTCAGGACGAGGTCCACCGTGCCCACCTTCATCAGGGCAGTGGCTTCAGACATGTTGGAATCGCCGACGATAACGTGAAGCCTGCGGTAGAACTCGGCATCCGCGTGCGGTTCATCCCGGGTGTTGATGATGGGCCGGGACCGGGTGGTGGCTGAGGACACGCCCTCCCAGATATGGTCCGCCCGCTGGGAAAAGGCGAAGGTTGCCCCGTGCGGCGTTTTCAGGATCTTCCCGGCGCCGGCGATGAGTTGCCTGGTGACCAGGAAGGGGATCAGGATCTCGGCCAGCCGGGAGAACTCTCCCCGGCGGGGAATAAGGTAATTTTCGTGACTGCCGTAGGAGTTCCCGGCGGAGTCCGTGTTGTTCTTGAACAGGTAGACGGTGCCGTTGAACCCCTCGGCGGCGAGGCGTGCCTGTGCCTCGTCCACGAGGTCGTCGAGGATCAGCTCCCCGGCCCGGTCGTGGGCGATCAACTGCGCGAGGTCGTCACACTCGGCCGTGGCGTACTCGGGATGGGACCCAACATCGAGGTACAGCCTGGAGCCGTTCGTAAGGAAAACGTTGGATGAACGGCCCCAGCTGACCACCTTGCGGAAGAGGTACCGGGCCACCTCCTCCGGGGCAAGAGGCCTCGAGTCGGGGCTGGAATAGGAGATCCCAAATTCCGTTTCGATGCCGAAGATTCTCTTGTCCATCTGTCCTCCTAGGCCAGCAGTGCAGTGATATCCGCGTCATCAAGCCGGCGGAAGGCGCGCCGCGAGCCGCGCGAGGTCTGGGACGACCTGTACAGGACGGCAACTTCCACAGCCTTCGGGGGAAGGGCCTTCGGCTGTTCGCCGCTCTCGGCCGCCGGAACCAATGCCCCCATTGCAAGGCGCAGGGCCTCGGCAAAGCTCAATGAACTGCGCCAGCCGTCCTCAATGGCTGCGGACACCTTGTCTGCTTGCCCGCCCATCACGACAAACTGGTGCTCGTCGGCGATGGAGCCGTCGAAGGTCAGGCGGTAGAGATGGTCCTCCGCCTGGGTAGGACCTACCTCCGCTACTGCGAGTTCAACCTCGAACGGCTTCTGCTCCGCGGTGAACACGGCGCCGAGGCTTTGTGCATAAACACTGGCGAGGCCGCGGGCGGTAACGTCCTCCCGGTCGTAGGAGTAGCCCCGGACGTCCGCGTACCTGACCCCGGCCTGCCGAAGGCTCTCAAATTCGTTGTACTTCCCGACGGCGGCGAACGCTATCTTGTCGTAGATCTCGCCAATCTTGTGCAGGGACGGCGACGGATTCTCGGCCACCAGCGCAATGCCGTCGGCGCAACTGATGACAGCAACGGACCTGCCGCGGGCTATGCCCTTCCGTGCGAAATCCGCACGGTCCTTCATCAGTTGTTCAGGCGATACGTAAAACTGCTGGGTCATGTCAAGCCTCCCGTCCGGCGCTGGTGCGGGCTTCGATGACAGTATGCGCGGCCGCGGCGAGCACGTTTTCGGCAACCCGCCGTGCCCCGGCCCGGTCCACGGTGTAGATGACCGGCCATAGCTGACGGACTGTGTCCGGTCCTCCCGTGGCGGAATCGTCGTCCGCCGCATCGTAGAGGGCTTCGACGGCGACGGAGACCGCTTCCGCCTCGCTCAGGTTTGGCCGCCACAGCTTCTTCAGGGCTCCACGGGCAAAAACGGAGCCGGAGCCGACCGTATGGTGCTCGTGTTCCTCGTACCGGCCGCCGGTGACGTCATAGGAGAAGAGCCTTCCCACGCCGGCGCCGGTATCGAACCCGGCGAAGAGCGGCACAACGGCGAGTCCCTGCATGGCGAGGGGCAGGTTGCCGCGGATCATCGCTCCGAGCCTGTTGGCCTTACCCTCCAGGCTAAGAAGGGTGCCCTCAATCTTCTCGTAGTGCTCGAGTTCCACCTGGAAGAGACGGGTGAGGTCAATGGCTATGCCGGCAGTGCCCGCGATGCCCAGGACGGAGTAACGGTCGGCGGGAAAAACTTTCTCAATGTGCCTGCTGGCGATCACATTGCCCATGGTGGCCCGCCTGTCCCCCGCCATCAGCACCCCGCCGGCGTAGCTCATGGCCACAATGGTGGTGGCGTGCGGAACCTGCAGCGGCGCGGTTCCGGGCGCAGCGGACTGAACTCCCCTGTTGTACGGCAGGAGTTCGGGCCGGTCCCGCTGCAGATGTTCCGTAAAGGACGAGGTGGCGTTGGCGGCTACCTGGTGGGCGGTTGATTCCTGCACTCATGCACTCCTTGAACGTAATTCTTCAACGTCGGTACAGATTCCGGCCGTCCGCGGCTTCCGCCACCTGCCGGGTCCCGGTTACTGACCGCCCTTTTGGACGAATGCGCGTACGAATTCCTCGGCGTTGGATTCGAGAACTCCGTCGATCTCGTCGAGGAGGTCGTCCACGCCTTCGGTTGATGCTGATGCCTGCGCTTCAGGCGGCGCCGGCGGGGCCTCGGGAATGTCCTCGTCGACCTGGCTGTCGCGCGATTGCGGCTGCTGCTGCTCCTGGCCTGCCATTGTTACCTCTCCCTTTCCTGCCGTCGGATCCGGCGGATCCTCCGATATGCCCATCCTGCCACGATGCAGGCCGTCCGGCGCGGTTTATGCCGCAGGCGGAGCGCTGTTGTGTCCCAGGAGCTCCGCGAGGAACGGGCCCGCTTCCCGGTAGCGCTGGAACAACGCTCCGGTCAGGGCTTTGGTTCCCCGAAGAGGCTCCCTGGTAGGCACTCGCTGGAGCCTGCCGTAGCCCGGGACGTCGAAGATCACTGAGTCCCAGCTGGCACCTACTACGTCCTTGCCGAAGTTGCTGATGCACTTTCCGCGGAAGAACGCACGGGTGTCCGGCGGCGGCTCGCCCACGGCAGCCGCTATGGCGCCGTCGTCGACAATCCTGTCCATGCGGTTCCTGGCAAGGAACCGGTAGTAGAGGCCCTTTTCCGGCCTGATGTCCGCCCACTGGAGATCAATGAGCCCGAGCCGGGCGTCGTTCCACGCCAGGCCGTCGCGATCCCTGTAACCCTCGAGGAGCGAGAGCTTGGCCAGCCATTCCACCGAGCTGGCCGCCGCGGCCTTGTCGCTGTCCAGCTGCGTAAGTACGGTGGCCCAGCGGTCCAGGACGTCATGGGTGTGCCCGTCGCCGTCGATGGCATCACCGACACCTGTATCCTGCGCCAGCTTGGCGGCTGCTTCGTGGTACATCCACTGGAGGTCGAGTGCCGTCACGCGACGGCCGTCCAGCAGCCGCATGGTTGCGGTGAGGGACGTATCGTGGCTCACCGTTTGGAGGGCGGCCACCGGCTCGTAAACCTCAATCTTTGGCGCGAGCCCCGCCTCGATGAGGCTGAGGACCATGGCCGTGGTCCCGAACTTCAGGTAATTAGAGACCTGGCTGAGGTTGGCATCGCCAATGATGACGTGCAGGCGGCGGTATTTGTCGGCCGTCGCGTGCGGCTCGTCCCGGGTGTTGATGATGGGACGGCGGATGGTGGTTTCGAGGCCCACTTCTGCCTCGAAGAAATCGGCCCGCTGGCTGATCTGGTAGCCAGGGGTGGAAGCGTCCTGGCCGATCCCCACCCTGCCGGACCCGCAAAGGATCTGGCGGCTGATGAAGAATGGCGTCAAGCCGCGAACGATGTCCCCAAACGGAACGGAGCGGGGCATGAGGTAGTTTTCATGTGACCCGTAGGACACCGATTTGTTGTCTGTGTTGTTTTTGTAGAGGTTCACCTGTGGCAGGTCGGGGTCCAAGGCCAGACGCCGTACTGTTGCCAGCGCAACGAGGTCACCCGCGGCGTCCCACGTGACGGCATCATGCGGGTTCGTCACCTCAGGGCTTGAATACTCGGGGTGGGCGTGGTCCACGTACAGCCTGGCACCATTACCCAGGACCATGTTCATCAGGAGGGTTCCGGACTCATCCTGCCCGTCGAGCTCCAGTTCCTCCCTGCCGTAGGCCAGTGCCACTGCTTCCGCGTCCAGCACCGGCGGCTGGTCGGTCAGCTGGCTGGGGTGGGCCGAGCCCCTGTCCACTGTCCAGCCCCTCGCGTCGTGAAGGGGCTCTTCGTCGGTGTAGTCCCACCGCGTTTCCGCTCCGCCGGCGGCACGCTGGCGTGTCACCTGGGCATAGGCCTGGACCACCCGCGCGCTCATCATGGTTGCGTTCGCCGACGGGGCGGACGGGGCATGGATCCCGTATTCGGTTTCTGCTCCCATGACACGCATGGCCCCGCCCGCGGGGAGGGCGCCCCCGGCGGCGGGCTCCGGCGCAGCCGTCACAGATACTGCCCTGTGGTGGGCATCGTTTCGATCGATTTTCCAGGCTCCTGGCCGGCCTTGCCCTGGACGATGGTGCGGATGTACGTGATCCGCTCACCCTTCTTGCCGGAGATCCGGGCCCAGTCGTCCGGATTGGTGGTGTTCGGCATGTCCTCGTGTTCACGGAACTCGTCCACCACGGCCCGCAGCAGGTGCTCGATCCGCAGCCCCTTTTGGTGCGTGGTGAGCAGGTCCTTGATGGCGTACTTCTTGGCCCGGTCCACCACGTTCTGCACTACGGCACCGGAGTTGAAGTCCTTGAAGTAGAGCATTTCGGTGTCGCCGTTGGCGTACGTGACTTCCAGGAACTCATTTGATTTGTCCGTGGAGTACATGGCTTCCACCGTGCGCTGGACCATTGCGTCCACCGTGGCCTGGACGTCGCCGTCGTGCTCTGCAAGGTCAGACTCGTGGAACGGCAGATCCGTGGTGATGTACTTGTTGAAAATGTCCGCAGCAGCCTCGGCATCCGGGCGGTGGATCTTGACCTTAACGTCCAGCCGGCCGGGCCGAAGGATGGCCGGATCAATCATGTCCTCCCGGTTGGACGCGCCGATGACGATGACGTTGTCCAGCCGCTCCACGCCGTCGATCTCACTCAGCAGCTGGGGCACGATGGTTGTTTCGACGTCGGAGGAAATGCCGGTGCCGCGGGTGCGGAACAGCGAATCCATCTCATCAAAAAACACCACTACGGGGCTGCCGTCCGAGGCCTTTTCGCGGGCGCGGGAGAAAATGAGCCGGATATGGCGCTCCGTCTCGCCCACATACTTGTCCAGGAGCTCGGGGCCCTTGATGTTGAGGAAGTAGCTTTTCAGGTCCACGTTTCCGGAGCGTTCGGCGGCACGGGCGGCAAGCGAATTGGCAACGGCCTTGGCGATGAGGGTCTTACCGCAGCCGGGAGGGCCGTACAGCAGGATGCCCTTGGGTGCCTTCAGGCCGTGTTCCCGGTAAAGGTCCGGGTGCAGGAACGGTAGTTCGACGGCGTCGCGGATCTGTTCGATCTGGGGCCCCAGTCCGCCGATGTCCTCGTAGGTGATGTCCGGGACCTCCTCCAGGACCAGGTTTTCCACCTCCGACCGCGGCACTTTTTCAAGTGCGTAGCCGGTCCTCGAGTCGATGGAGAGGGCGTCGCCCACCCGGAGCTTTTCGGCCAGGAGGGCACCGGAAAGCCGGACCACCCGCTCCTCATCGGCACGCCCCACCACGAGGACGCGGTCGGAGCCGAGCATCTCCTTGAGCGTGGCCAGCTCGCCTGCACGCTCGTAACCGAGTCCGGCGACGACGAGGAGCGCCTCGTTCAGGAGGACCTCCTGGCCCACGGCCAGTTGGTTGATGTTCACCAGCGGGCTGATGCCCACGCGCATTTTCCGGCCGGCGTTGAAGATGTCCACTGATTCTTCAGTGGCGGCCTGCCCGCTGCTGCCCGACGAGGGCTGCCTGCGCGGGTTCAGCTGAAGAATGGTGCCGAAGCTGTAGGGAGGCTGTCCTTCCTGGTCCAAGGCGTTTTTCAGCCGAAGGATCTCGGCCTTCGCGGCCTCAAGCATCGTAACCAGCTTGGTGTTGTTCTGCGTTGCCGCAGCCAGCTGGCGGTCGATGTGCCTGAGCTTGTCCCTGAGGATGTTGACCTGGCGGTCCGCAACCGAGAGGTCGTTGGCGGCAGACTGCTCTGCCGGTGTACGTCCGGAGTCCTGGTTTGGCGTCTCCATGATGTATCAGCCCCTTCCTGCGCTTCTATTAAGACCTTAGTCCCAAGATGGCAGGTAGGGAGGGAGACTCCCGAAATATGGACTAGTTCGTGATCTCCGGGGTGTCCTTGACGTTGGTGCCCGCTATGGCATCGCGGGCGGCGCGCCGAAGCTTCTTGTCGGAGACCAGCCGCTCCCCCACAGCACCCGGCGTCCAGGCGTTGACGTCCTCTTCGTTGAAGTCTGTCTTGGAGGGGCGCCGCTTGACGGAGATGCCGGTGACGCCGTCGGCCAGCCGGCGCGTGACCAACAGGAACCCCGTGTGGGCCACCATGCGATGGTCCGGGCGGACGGCAAGGCCCTCGAGGTGCCAGCCGCGGACCATGGACTCCCAGGCGTCGGGCTCCGTGAAGCGGCCGTCTGCGCGGATGGCCTCGGCCGTCCGGGAGAGCTGCGTGACGGTAGCCACATAGTTGATCCACACGCCGCCCGGCGCCAGGACTGTAGCCACGGCATCGAGGCACTCCCAAGGCGCCAGCATGTCCAGTACCACGCGGTCCACCGAGCCGGGCGCCTCGCTCCGCACAACTTCCTCCTGGAAGTCACCCAGGGAGATCTGCCAGGCGGGGTGCGGGCCGCCGAAGATGGTCTCTACGTTCCCGCGGGCGATGTCCGCGAACTCTTCACGCCGTTCAAAGGAGTGCAGGTAGCCATTGTCTCCAACAGCCCGCAGGAGGGAGATGGAGAGGGCGCCGGAGCCAACGCCCGCCTCCACTACCCGGGCGCCCGGGAAGATGTCGGCCATGGTGACGATCTGCCCGGCGTCCTTCGGGTAAACCACGGCAGCGCCGCGGGGCATGGAGAGGACGAAATCAGAGAGGAGGGGGCGGAGGGTCTGGTACTGCTGGCCAA
Encoded proteins:
- the arc gene encoding proteasome ATPase, with translation METPNQDSGRTPAEQSAANDLSVADRQVNILRDKLRHIDRQLAAATQNNTKLVTMLEAAKAEILRLKNALDQEGQPPYSFGTILQLNPRRQPSSGSSGQAATEESVDIFNAGRKMRVGISPLVNINQLAVGQEVLLNEALLVVAGLGYERAGELATLKEMLGSDRVLVVGRADEERVVRLSGALLAEKLRVGDALSIDSRTGYALEKVPRSEVENLVLEEVPDITYEDIGGLGPQIEQIRDAVELPFLHPDLYREHGLKAPKGILLYGPPGCGKTLIAKAVANSLAARAAERSGNVDLKSYFLNIKGPELLDKYVGETERHIRLIFSRAREKASDGSPVVVFFDEMDSLFRTRGTGISSDVETTIVPQLLSEIDGVERLDNVIVIGASNREDMIDPAILRPGRLDVKVKIHRPDAEAAADIFNKYITTDLPFHESDLAEHDGDVQATVDAMVQRTVEAMYSTDKSNEFLEVTYANGDTEMLYFKDFNSGAVVQNVVDRAKKYAIKDLLTTHQKGLRIEHLLRAVVDEFREHEDMPNTTNPDDWARISGKKGERITYIRTIVQGKAGQEPGKSIETMPTTGQYL
- the dop gene encoding depupylase/deamidase Dop → MTAAPEPAAGGALPAGGAMRVMGAETEYGIHAPSAPSANATMMSARVVQAYAQVTRQRAAGGAETRWDYTDEEPLHDARGWTVDRGSAHPSQLTDQPPVLDAEAVALAYGREELELDGQDESGTLLMNMVLGNGARLYVDHAHPEYSSPEVTNPHDAVTWDAAGDLVALATVRRLALDPDLPQVNLYKNNTDNKSVSYGSHENYLMPRSVPFGDIVRGLTPFFISRQILCGSGRVGIGQDASTPGYQISQRADFFEAEVGLETTIRRPIINTRDEPHATADKYRRLHVIIGDANLSQVSNYLKFGTTAMVLSLIEAGLAPKIEVYEPVAALQTVSHDTSLTATMRLLDGRRVTALDLQWMYHEAAAKLAQDTGVGDAIDGDGHTHDVLDRWATVLTQLDSDKAAAASSVEWLAKLSLLEGYRDRDGLAWNDARLGLIDLQWADIRPEKGLYYRFLARNRMDRIVDDGAIAAAVGEPPPDTRAFFRGKCISNFGKDVVGASWDSVIFDVPGYGRLQRVPTREPLRGTKALTGALFQRYREAGPFLAELLGHNSAPPAA
- a CDS encoding ubiquitin-like protein Pup; this translates as MAGQEQQQPQSRDSQVDEDIPEAPPAPPEAQASASTEGVDDLLDEIDGVLESNAEEFVRAFVQKGGQ
- a CDS encoding tRNA (adenine-N1)-methyltransferase produces the protein MSSETAVNEATAAAQAGVAGSGSQPVGAARRRGPFREGERVQLTDERGRMNTVTLESGGAFHTHRGFLNHDEIIGKMDGSVVVNNVGQQYQTLRPLLSDFVLSMPRGAAVVYPKDAGQIVTMADIFPGARVVEAGVGSGALSISLLRAVGDNGYLHSFERREEFADIARGNVETIFGGPHPAWQISLGDFQEEVVRSEAPGSVDRVVLDMLAPWECLDAVATVLAPGGVWINYVATVTQLSRTAEAIRADGRFTEPDAWESMVRGWHLEGLAVRPDHRMVAHTGFLLVTRRLADGVTGISVKRRPSKTDFNEEDVNAWTPGAVGERLVSDKKLRRAARDAIAGTNVKDTPEITN